From Saccharibacillus brassicae:
GCGATCGTCGCCCAGGCGGTGCTCGGCATGGGCAAAAATCTGGCACCGGACCGCACTCGGGCGACGTTTGTCGTCTTGTCCGCGGGAGCGGTGCTGCTCTGGCCGTCGGCTGTGGTTCAGATCGCGGTCATTGCCGCCGCTGCCGTCTGCGGACTGCTGCTGCGCTTTCCGGCAGCGGACATGCCGCCGCCGGAAGTCCCCGTCGGGAAAAAGTTCGCGGCCGCCTGCCTGATCCTGTTTGCCCTGCTGCTGGCGGGTCTGCCGCTGCTTCGCGCAGGCACGGGCAGCCTGGAGATTGCGCTGGCCGACGCCTTTTACCGCTCGGGTTCGCTCGTGTTCGGCGGGGGACATGTCGCGCTGCCGCTGCTGGAACGGGAAGTCGCCTCGCCGGGCTGGATCGGCGAGACCGACTTTTTGGCCGGTTACGGCGCGGCGCAGGCCGTGCCCGGACCGCTGTTTACGTTCGCTTCCTATTTGGGCTGGATGATCGGCGGGATGCAGGGGATGCTGATCGCGACAGCCGCGATCTTCCTGCCGGCTTTTCTGCTGATTGCCGGAACGCTGCCTTTTTGGAGCACGCTGCGGCGGAGTCTGCCTATGCAGCGGGCGCTGCACGGCGTCAACGCGGCCGTGGTCGGACTGCTGCTCGCGGCGCTGTACGATCCGCTCTGGACGTCGTCTATATCTTCCGGCGGCGACTTCGCGCTGGCCGCGGGACTGTTCCTGCTGCTGTCCGTCTGGCGGCTGCCGCCGTGGATCGTCGTGGCGCTCGGAGCGGCCGGCGGCTGGCTGCTCGGGCTTGCTTTCTGATCCAGGCGCCGCGAA
This genomic window contains:
- the chrA gene encoding chromate efflux transporter, which produces MDTDSGKPERPSPAKSGTLLEILAVSTKLGLTSFGGPIAHLGYFREEYVRRRGWLDERSYTELVALCQFLPGPASSQVGIGIGLLRGGWLGGVAAWIGFTLPSVLLLIVFALFMQTFDLAEAGWIHGLKIAAVAIVAQAVLGMGKNLAPDRTRATFVVLSAGAVLLWPSAVVQIAVIAAAAVCGLLLRFPAADMPPPEVPVGKKFAAACLILFALLLAGLPLLRAGTGSLEIALADAFYRSGSLVFGGGHVALPLLEREVASPGWIGETDFLAGYGAAQAVPGPLFTFASYLGWMIGGMQGMLIATAAIFLPAFLLIAGTLPFWSTLRRSLPMQRALHGVNAAVVGLLLAALYDPLWTSSISSGGDFALAAGLFLLLSVWRLPPWIVVALGAAGGWLLGLAF